The DNA window TTACAGCCTTTTTATATCAAAGCTTAAAAGTATTTTTACACAATACTCATTTGAAAATGCCTTGCTTACTGGTATACTAATAACTCAGGtttaacaaaaatatttccaaCTAATAAAGAAATCCGTCTCAGACttaattatgttttaaattaCACAGATAGAATTTAAATTTGACTCAACTACAGAGGTTTGCCTTACAAATGAGCAGTCTTGTGTTAATATCAATTGTGCCAGCTTTTAATGAGCACATACAAAGCATCTAGCTAGTCCTGTGTCATGGCTTTACAATGCTGATGCAGGCATATGAATTTATGCAAACATCTAGGATCAGGGTGTCAGAGCTGCGATTCAGTTCACGTATCATTTGCATGCACATGTCTTCCAGCAGATGTGACAAATGCACAAGATTCTAACAATGGAATAGTGAAAGCATGGCAGCAAGCACTTGACGGATGTATATATGGCTGGCTGTGATCCTGAAGATACCACAAATTCCAAATGTCTTGAGTAGTTGTAGTTTAGTAACCTCAGACAGCCGCTCAGTTtgccaaataattttttaaacttGAAAACTTTTTGTTGTTCAATTACAGAGATAATGGAAAATGCTAGACTGCCTTTCTGTTTCTAATGGCATTTCCAAATGCTGTTAATATAGAAaggaaagagggttttttaaaaaaatgttatatttccTGATCAGTGACTTGTTCATTCTACTTACCAACATATTCTACTTACCAAGAATATTCAGAAGCAGATTTGCGTAGAAAAGAATCAAACTCTTACAAGTGTGTTAATACTTCTTCTAGGTTGCAGCTAATTACTTTGAAAATATTACAAACACAGctcaattaattttatttaaactatagatcattttttaaaaaattatttcatgtcttatgtttttacacattttgccagcatgatgcaagaTTTTGTTAGCATTGCATAAAAGGTGTGCACTGTATCACATTCACACATTTGAACATGAAATGGGAATGTCACAGTGAAATTTAACCTTGTACAATAGCATAATATCAAAGTCTGTCAAGTGTCTGTAACAGAATATATTTTAATCCTTTATTTTCGACTGGATTTATTATCTAAGCAGAAAATTAAACTTGTTCAGTGTTTATGGGTCATTTGTTATGATGCAGCCCTGCACACACTTCTTCTGTAACTTCACAACCTCAGGAACATTCTGTGTGCTGTCAGTCTGCTAATAAATCTGCAGTTAGATGATAGTTGAATGAGAATCAGACTGGTGTCACTTTCTATGTCAAGCTTGAAACAAGTAGCACAGATTGGAGAAACCTGCTTGGTCTAGTGGTGAGAGTGTTAGGCTAGGATCCAGAACCCCAAGCCATGGAGActtgtttggtgaccttgggccagattcAGCCTTACTTCATATTGGAGGAGAGGTAAACCATTTAAACCAATTTAGGTCTCCattggagaggaaggtggggataAATGAAGTCAACAAATTTGTGATTTCTACAATACACTGAATCTCTGTATACCAAGACAGTACATAAAATCATGTTGACATCTCTGGTCATCTCCATCCAATGGGAGCATCTCTGACATCTCCATCCAATGGGAGCATCTGGAGGAATATTTTccaaaaagaagggggaggggaaacttGTGCATTTAATGAAACAACAACGTGAATTTAAGGAATCATGAAAGCTTTTACATAATCAATACATTTTTCAGAAGAGGCTGAAAGTCTAGAGAAATGTGCTGCTTGCTGCTGACATTTCAGAATGCGGCAGGAATTCTAGAAGGTTCCATAATAGTTGAGAGTAGTTTTCTGTGAAAACTTAGCTTGTTTTCATGCTATATTTAATTATAAACTAAGGGAATCTTTAGCATACAAGATAAACAGAAACAGTCAAACATTTGGAAGGGAAGAGATAATGTATTTGGTCCTCAAAAGCAATCATTAATTTTTTGCTGTAAGTAAAGGAAAAGGAGATGCACAGTCTTAgcacccaaacaaacaaaaacagtttcAATAAAGTTTTCTGTCACTAGCACAGGACCATCATGGTACATTACTGGTATTCAGTCCTCTTAACATACAGCTAAAGTTGAGGACaatgaacaggagcagcagtgtttCATATCTCACTACATTCCAGTTAAGGACTGATAGATCAATGATGGTGTTCCCGTTGCCTGAGTCTAACAAGTCTGCAGGCATACTTTTCTTGCATGCTAAAGGTAACTTTATGGTTAGACCATTTTTTCAGTGTAAGCACATAAGATAGTCTTCTGGACCGACAGTAAAATTAGCCATATTATTATAGGTTAAGGAGATTATTGTCTTGCCACAATAAAAAGCAGATAGAACAGACATGTCACTATAGTCAGGCTTTCCCATGCAATTGTACGGTTTCAAGGGAATATGGAATTTGATTGAACCAGGCTCTAGTAAAACAAGAGGTTACTTGTATCCAGATGATACTTATGTCACCATTCAAAATGGCAGAATTTTTGTTACCATATTGTTTAGCAGTCCATTATAGACATGTCCCAGTAACAAACTCCCATGCTGCTTACAGGTTTTTTACACGTCTAAATTActgtttttctctttaaaaacatacaaacccTTTTAACATCTTGATGATCAATTACCAGTGCCCAATTTACGATATGGACTGCTGGAGCTTGGAAACAGCATACAGTAAAATTCAGTCTTTACTGCAAGCTTCTTACCATGTGGTTTATTAAATCTAATTTGTGTCTGTCAAAGGAGCTACATTAgcccaagattaaaaaaaaacaaaacccacaaaaattatTGAAGCATAAAGCCAGTCAGTTATAACATGTTCTGCAGCAAACTAAAAAATGCAGCATTGTCCTTCCATGTTATTGTAGTCCCATCCTTACTGTTAGTGTAGTGGGTGATATCCTGTCTTGTCTTTGTGGAACTCTGCAAGAAAGACATGGATGCCTTTTGCACCATAGGAAAATACAATTACACGTTGACCTGCTTTTCCATGTGCATAAGAAATGATAAAGAATTTGTATCTAACTATCTGGAGTGGAAGAAAGTTTTCCCTCACCACCAAGCAATGAAATCCTTCAAAATAATCCTTTTATGCTGAACCTAGTTTTTAAAGATTTCTTGTTGCTTGCTGGACTATGTTAATGAGCTTTTCATTGTAATACCAATGTCATTTGGTTCCTTTCAGTTAACACATTTCATTAATGGAAGAGCACCTAGATTGAAATTGGACAACACCATTTAACTTGGAGTACTTGGACAACTCAGGAATATAATAACTGTGCAGTTATTGTATTATTTACACTCGTCCAAAGTTTCCTGATAACAAAAGCAAATTATAAGGAACAAGGTACTGCAACAGAATTAGCACATACAAACATTTATTCTCAAAGTTCCATTCTAGTCACCATGGTTCAGAATAACATCATCCAAGCACTTTATGGCAGTGAAAATAGCTCTTACCCTTCTGAATCACTCATCCATTATATTCCATTAAAGCTGCAAAATGTGCAATCCATTTGAAAAATAtgttgccttttatttatttttaatgaaaagttAGAACACAATAAGGGAAAGACCAAGATTACTGGGAAGATATATCCTGTCTTCTCCTGCTaacctcccacccccctccacttccaaataatttaaaagatatttaaatttttaaatgtaatttaaaaCGAAGTGCATTTCTTAATTCATAATAATCATACCTTAAACATTCTAAAACCTCATAAATTACTTCCTTGGGAAAAAGGCCGCAAGCCTTTGCTTTTTGATTGGAAGAATATGGATCTCCTGTGAGTTCATTTTCTTTAACTTGACGCTTCTGTTTTTGATGGGTTTCCTAAGAGCTTCTGCGTTATCTCGAGCTTCTGGCTGGTTCTTCACATCGTAACATTGCAGCACGGAGTCCTGGGGCATATCCCTTTTAAAGGAAAAGTTTTTTGTGGAAACGCCCGAAAGGCCTTTAATCTTGCCACAGAAAATGGTAGGTACTGCGTCCTTGACAGAGACTATCACTTTAGCTGTCTGTGAAGTGCTCACAATCTCAATGTTATTGCCTGCTGAGGGCTCACATGGTATACTAGTCTGATCCACCAACCATTTGGGCTGCTGTCTCAGGAGTTCAGAGGAATTGCCACTGATCACTCTATTCTCAGCTTTTGCTGGAGCTTCATGAGGTTTTGAAAGAACAAAGGGAAAAGCGCTGTTGGACAGTTTATCTGCTCCAGAATGAACAGTGCTATCCATCATGGTGGACCCAGACCGAATGGTACCTGTAAATTCAGCACTTCCAGTCTTCCGACAGGAACCAACTGATAAATCCAGAGCACCGTCCTCAGGTGAGTGCTGGGAATTGTCCTCACTTTCCTTCAAGAAAGGTGTCGTTTTCATGGACAGATCAAGGACCTCGCTCTCATTGCTCATCTTGATGACAGTGTGTCGAGTCAGCTGGGGAAGATCCCTGTGGTGGATGAAATCAAATGGTTTAGTTTCTTCCTTCTCCAGGGGAGTCTGGGTGCCTTTGCAGGAATGCAGTACACATGAAGAAGTTGGTCTAGGGCGATCCAGGTTGGCCTTGGATTCTGCATTATGGGGCACCGGGATAGGGATGGGGATAGGGATAGGGACAGGGACGGGCAAAGGAACAATAACAGGGTATGGTACTAAGAGTGTAGCTGGGGGAACCAGGGGAGACAAAGGGGAACTGAAGGGCTGCATAGGGACAGAAGAACATTCAGGGGGTGACTGATAAGCTGATGAACCTAATGTGCCTTGGGTAGGAAAGAGATCCTGCAGAACTGCAGCAAACCCTGGTGTCTGAAACACAGGGGGCAAGACATGCTCCTGAGTCTGACTGGAGGGCTTGTGATCCAAGAGCTGTGGCTGTCCAACTGGGGCAGAAGAGCCCTGGAAAAGATTGCTGTGGATGGAATTGGGGCCACAGGGGGAACTCTGAGGTAACACCAGTGGAGAATTTAAATGCT is part of the Sphaerodactylus townsendi isolate TG3544 linkage group LG04, MPM_Stown_v2.3, whole genome shotgun sequence genome and encodes:
- the RAI2 gene encoding retinoic acid-induced protein 2, whose protein sequence is MEELYKDTQNLPMDVTNSPSAIGNNKLENGVAQLITAEAWNINSADLMKKALSPLVTVPAPSILTPPAESQSGVALKVAATVLQPICLGDSPVVLPIHLQVAGSAAPQIAPASNTPYVMTTQGPVPLPVLLEQHVFQHLNSPLVLPQSSPCGPNSIHSNLFQGSSAPVGQPQLLDHKPSSQTQEHVLPPVFQTPGFAAVLQDLFPTQGTLGSSAYQSPPECSSVPMQPFSSPLSPLVPPATLLVPYPVIVPLPVPVPIPIPIPIPVPHNAESKANLDRPRPTSSCVLHSCKGTQTPLEKEETKPFDFIHHRDLPQLTRHTVIKMSNESEVLDLSMKTTPFLKESEDNSQHSPEDGALDLSVGSCRKTGSAEFTGTIRSGSTMMDSTVHSGADKLSNSAFPFVLSKPHEAPAKAENRVISGNSSELLRQQPKWLVDQTSIPCEPSAGNNIEIVSTSQTAKVIVSVKDAVPTIFCGKIKGLSGVSTKNFSFKRDMPQDSVLQCYDVKNQPEARDNAEALRKPIKNRSVKLKKMNSQEIHILPIKKQRLAAFFPRK